The proteins below are encoded in one region of Neisseria bacilliformis:
- a CDS encoding EamA family transporter: MPNLRTRDLLFTAPAPLIWGSTYLVTTEFLPPNRPFTAALLRVLPAGVLLLAYTRRLPARGEWARLFLLGVLNIGLFQAMLFVAAYRLPGGLAAVLSSTQTLMILVLTALIGKTMPPKAAWAWAAAGVAGIALLVLSPQARFDGWGIAAALLGAASMAFGVYLSKHWRFSLPPLAFTGWQLLFGGLILLPAALMLETPPDTLTAANIGGYLYLCLFGAVLSYALFFRGIAKLPPAVVSSLGLLSPVCAFVLGWLFLNQGMDAKSLAGFALALASIVGVQRAVR; this comes from the coding sequence ATGCCAAACCTCCGCACCCGCGACCTGCTCTTCACCGCGCCCGCCCCGCTGATTTGGGGCAGCACTTATCTCGTTACCACCGAATTTCTGCCGCCGAACCGCCCGTTTACCGCCGCGCTGCTGCGCGTTTTGCCCGCAGGTGTGCTGCTGCTGGCTTACACCCGCCGCCTGCCCGCGCGGGGCGAATGGGCGCGGCTGTTTCTGCTCGGTGTGCTCAATATCGGGCTGTTTCAGGCCATGCTGTTTGTGGCCGCCTACCGCCTGCCCGGCGGATTGGCGGCGGTGCTGAGTTCCACGCAGACGCTGATGATTTTGGTACTGACCGCGCTCATCGGCAAAACCATGCCGCCCAAAGCCGCATGGGCATGGGCGGCGGCGGGCGTAGCGGGCATCGCGCTGTTGGTGCTGTCTCCGCAGGCGCGGTTTGACGGCTGGGGTATCGCCGCCGCACTGCTGGGCGCGGCTTCGATGGCGTTTGGCGTGTATCTGTCGAAACACTGGCGGTTTTCTCTTCCACCATTGGCGTTTACAGGCTGGCAACTGCTGTTCGGCGGCTTGATCCTGCTGCCCGCCGCCCTCATGCTGGAAACCCCGCCTGACACGCTCACGGCGGCGAATATCGGCGGTTATCTCTATCTCTGCCTGTTTGGCGCGGTGTTGTCTTACGCGCTGTTTTTCCGAGGCATCGCCAAACTGCCGCCCGCCGTGGTTTCCTCGCTGGGCTTGTTAAGCCCCGTGTGCGCATTCGTGCTGGGCTGGCTGTTTCTCAATCAGGGCATGGACGCGAAATCGCTGGCAGGCTTCGCGCTGGCTCTGGCTTCGATTGTCGGGGTACAGCGGGCGGTGCGATAA
- the radA gene encoding DNA repair protein RadA produces the protein MAKAPKTLYRCTECGGTVPKWQGKCPHCGEWNTLQEDIAAPEPKNARFQSWAAERTQVQELSQVTAVEVPREATGMGELDRVLGGGLVDGAVILLGGDPGIGKSTLLLQTIALMAKKRKVLYVSGEESAQQVALRAQRLGLNAEGVNLLAEIRLEAVQAALKQHVPSVVVIDSIQTMYSDQITSAPGSVSQVRECAAQFTRIAKQMGIAMIFVGHVTKDGAIAGPRVLEHMVDTVLYFEGDQHSNYRMIRAIKNRFGAANELGVFAMTETGLKGVSNPSAIFLASYRDDVAGSCVLVTQEGSRPLLVEIQSLVDDAHGFTPKRLTVGLEQNRLAMLLAVLNRHAGIACFDQDVFLNAVGGVKIGEPAADLAVILAMLSSFRNKPLPEKMVAFGEIGLSGEVRPVARGQERLKEAEKLGFKRAIVPKANLPRNKKEFPNLEIFGVERLQEAVQLARDLAEG, from the coding sequence ATGGCAAAAGCCCCCAAAACCCTTTACCGCTGCACCGAATGCGGCGGCACCGTACCCAAATGGCAGGGCAAATGCCCGCATTGCGGCGAATGGAATACCCTGCAAGAAGACATCGCCGCGCCCGAGCCGAAAAACGCCCGTTTCCAATCGTGGGCGGCGGAGCGCACGCAGGTGCAGGAATTGTCGCAGGTAACCGCCGTGGAAGTGCCGCGCGAGGCAACGGGCATGGGCGAGCTGGACCGAGTGCTCGGCGGCGGGCTGGTGGACGGCGCGGTCATTCTGCTGGGCGGCGACCCCGGCATCGGCAAGTCCACGCTGCTGTTGCAAACCATTGCTTTGATGGCGAAAAAACGCAAAGTGCTGTATGTGTCGGGCGAGGAATCGGCGCAGCAGGTCGCCCTGCGCGCGCAGCGGCTGGGGCTGAACGCCGAGGGCGTGAACCTGCTGGCGGAAATCCGTTTGGAGGCGGTTCAGGCTGCCTTAAAGCAGCACGTGCCGAGCGTGGTGGTCATCGACTCCATTCAAACCATGTATTCCGACCAAATCACCTCCGCGCCCGGCAGCGTGTCGCAGGTGCGCGAGTGCGCCGCGCAGTTCACCCGCATCGCCAAACAGATGGGCATCGCTATGATTTTCGTCGGACACGTTACCAAAGACGGCGCCATCGCCGGCCCGCGCGTGCTGGAACACATGGTGGACACCGTACTGTATTTTGAGGGCGACCAGCATTCCAACTACCGCATGATACGTGCCATCAAAAACCGCTTCGGCGCGGCAAACGAGCTGGGCGTGTTCGCCATGACCGAAACGGGCTTGAAAGGCGTGTCCAACCCGTCCGCCATTTTTCTAGCGAGCTACCGCGACGACGTGGCAGGCTCGTGCGTGCTGGTAACGCAGGAGGGTAGCCGCCCACTTTTGGTGGAAATTCAATCCCTTGTGGACGACGCGCACGGCTTCACGCCCAAACGCCTCACCGTGGGCTTGGAGCAAAACCGCCTCGCCATGCTGCTGGCGGTGCTCAACCGCCACGCGGGCATCGCCTGCTTTGACCAAGACGTGTTCCTCAACGCGGTGGGCGGCGTGAAAATCGGCGAGCCTGCGGCGGACTTGGCGGTGATACTGGCGATGCTGTCCAGTTTCCGCAACAAACCGCTGCCTGAAAAAATGGTCGCTTTCGGCGAGATTGGTCTCAGCGGCGAAGTGCGCCCCGTGGCACGTGGGCAGGAACGGCTGAAAGAAGCGGAAAAACTGGGCTTCAAACGCGCCATCGTGCCGAAAGCCAACCTGCCGCGCAATAAAAAAGAGTTTCCGAATTTGGAGATTTTCGGGGTGGAGCGGTTGCAGGAGGCGGTGCAGTTGGCGAGGGATTTGGCGGAGGGGTAG
- a CDS encoding polyamine ABC transporter substrate-binding protein, with translation MKKNLLTSALLCLLAACGAQDSADSAGAAGARQQRLPATAELNIFNWSDYVDPETVAAFARAEKIKVRYDYYDSNEALEARLLTGHSGYDLVAPSLSNAGRQIRAGAYQKIDKSLIPNYKNIDPALLKQMAAVDPGNQYAVPYFWGINTLAINTAQVQAALGTDKLPDNEWDLVFNPEYTAKLKHCGISYFDSPTEQYPLALNYLGLNPNSENPADIEAANALMAKVRPDIKRFTSSGYIDDLAAGNLCAAIGYGGDLNIAKTRAAEAGNGVKLRVLAPKSGVGLWVDSFMIPIGAANAANAHKYINYALRPDIAAKNGGFVRYAPSVPAARPLMDKTLAAEPSVFPGQDVLEKSFVVLPKSRDTVKLQTRLWQRLKAGSGA, from the coding sequence ATGAAAAAAAACCTGCTGACAAGCGCGCTGCTGTGCCTTCTGGCCGCCTGCGGCGCGCAGGATTCCGCCGATAGTGCGGGCGCGGCGGGCGCGCGGCAACAGCGTCTGCCCGCCACCGCCGAACTCAATATCTTCAACTGGTCGGACTACGTCGATCCCGAAACCGTCGCCGCCTTTGCCCGCGCGGAAAAAATCAAAGTGCGCTACGACTACTACGACAGCAACGAAGCCCTCGAAGCCCGCCTGCTCACCGGCCATTCGGGCTACGACCTCGTCGCGCCCTCGCTCTCCAACGCCGGCCGCCAAATCCGCGCCGGCGCATACCAAAAAATCGACAAAAGCCTGATTCCGAACTATAAAAACATCGACCCCGCCCTGCTAAAACAAATGGCCGCAGTCGATCCCGGCAACCAATACGCCGTGCCCTATTTCTGGGGCATCAACACCCTCGCTATCAACACCGCCCAAGTGCAGGCCGCGCTTGGCACGGACAAACTGCCCGACAACGAATGGGATTTGGTCTTCAATCCCGAATACACCGCCAAACTCAAACACTGCGGCATCAGCTATTTCGACAGCCCCACCGAACAATACCCGCTCGCCCTGAACTACCTCGGCCTCAACCCCAACAGCGAAAACCCCGCCGACATCGAAGCGGCCAACGCGCTGATGGCCAAAGTGCGCCCCGACATCAAACGCTTCACCTCCTCCGGCTACATCGACGATCTGGCCGCAGGCAACCTCTGCGCCGCCATCGGCTACGGCGGCGACCTGAACATCGCCAAAACCCGCGCCGCCGAGGCGGGCAACGGCGTGAAACTGCGCGTGCTCGCCCCCAAAAGCGGCGTGGGGCTGTGGGTCGATTCCTTTATGATACCCATCGGTGCGGCCAACGCCGCCAACGCCCACAAATACATCAACTACGCCCTGCGCCCCGACATCGCGGCGAAAAACGGCGGCTTCGTGCGCTACGCCCCCTCCGTGCCCGCCGCCCGCCCCCTGATGGACAAAACCCTCGCCGCCGAACCCTCCGTGTTCCCCGGCCAAGACGTGCTGGAAAAAAGTTTCGTCGTCCTGCCCAAATCGCGCGACACGGTGAAACTGCAAACCCGCCTCTGGCAGCGGCTTAAAGCGGGCAGCGGCGCGTAA
- the thrB gene encoding homoserine kinase: MSVYTSVSDDEMRIFLADYDLGSFVSLTGIAQGVTNSNYFLDTTSGRYVLTLFEVLRQEELPFFLLLKQHLSSNGVACPAPVARRDGRFDSVLAGKPACLVTCLSGADTGCPTTEQCFNTGAMLAKMHLDGQSFPMHMENPRHVRWWHESAQKLFPVLDGDDAKLLADEIAYLDTHPDTGLPRGIIHADLFKDNVLLDGSAVAGFIDFYYACDGCFMYDLAIAVNDWARTADNLLDAERAAAFMRGYESVRVPSAVERAYFPTAQRAACVRFWVSRLLDFHFPQEGEMTFIKDPNAFRNLLLSFRQTRP, from the coding sequence ATGTCTGTTTACACCAGCGTTTCCGACGACGAAATGCGCATCTTCCTTGCCGACTATGATTTGGGCTCGTTTGTTTCGCTGACGGGCATTGCGCAGGGCGTTACCAACAGCAATTATTTTCTCGACACCACCTCCGGCCGTTATGTGCTGACGCTTTTTGAAGTGCTGCGGCAGGAGGAGCTGCCGTTTTTCCTGTTGCTGAAACAGCACCTCAGCAGCAACGGAGTAGCCTGCCCCGCTCCGGTTGCGCGGCGCGACGGGCGTTTCGATTCGGTATTGGCGGGCAAACCCGCCTGTCTGGTTACCTGCCTGAGCGGCGCGGACACCGGCTGCCCGACGACGGAACAGTGTTTCAACACCGGCGCGATGCTGGCGAAAATGCACCTTGACGGACAAAGTTTCCCCATGCACATGGAAAATCCGCGCCATGTCCGCTGGTGGCACGAATCGGCGCAAAAGCTGTTTCCCGTTTTGGACGGAGACGACGCGAAGCTGCTGGCCGACGAAATCGCCTATTTGGACACCCACCCCGACACCGGCCTGCCGCGCGGCATCATCCATGCCGACCTTTTTAAAGACAACGTATTGCTCGACGGCAGCGCGGTGGCCGGCTTTATCGACTTCTATTACGCCTGCGACGGCTGTTTTATGTACGACCTCGCCATCGCCGTGAACGACTGGGCGCGTACCGCCGACAATCTGTTGGATGCAGAACGCGCCGCTGCTTTTATGCGCGGTTATGAAAGCGTCCGAGTGCCGTCCGCCGTCGAACGCGCTTATTTTCCCACCGCGCAGCGTGCCGCCTGCGTCCGCTTCTGGGTTTCCCGCCTGCTGGATTTCCACTTCCCGCAGGAGGGCGAAATGACCTTTATCAAAGACCCCAACGCCTTCCGCAATTTGCTGCTTTCTTTCAGGCAAACTCGACCTTAA
- a CDS encoding RNA pyrophosphohydrolase, whose product MLDREGYRPNVGIILTNRHNQVFWGKRVREHSWQFPQGGIKPGESPETAMYRELLEEVGLLPHHVKIIGRTRDWLRYDVPDGWVRREWRGSYKGQKQIWYLLRLVGRESDVHLRATSHPEFDGWRWHDYWAPIDEVIEFKRGVYQGALSELSRFLKNLETREAFLLRRTAE is encoded by the coding sequence ATGTTGGACAGAGAAGGCTACCGCCCCAATGTCGGCATCATCCTGACCAACCGGCACAACCAGGTGTTTTGGGGCAAGCGCGTGCGCGAGCATTCCTGGCAGTTTCCGCAGGGCGGCATCAAGCCCGGCGAAAGCCCGGAAACCGCGATGTATCGCGAGCTTCTGGAAGAAGTCGGCCTGCTGCCGCACCACGTGAAAATCATCGGCCGCACGCGCGACTGGCTGCGCTACGACGTGCCCGACGGCTGGGTGCGGCGCGAATGGCGCGGGTCGTACAAGGGGCAGAAACAGATTTGGTATCTGCTGCGCCTCGTCGGCCGTGAAAGCGACGTGCACCTGCGCGCCACCAGCCACCCGGAATTCGACGGCTGGCGTTGGCACGACTATTGGGCACCGATAGACGAAGTGATCGAATTCAAACGCGGTGTATACCAGGGCGCGCTTTCCGAGCTGTCGCGCTTCTTGAAAAACCTGGAAACGCGCGAGGCATTCCTGCTGCGCCGCACGGCGGAGTAG
- a CDS encoding SDR family oxidoreductase: protein MTGRLNGKTILITGASQGIGAAAARHCAAEGATVILVARRQKRMEKVYDEITAAGSPEPYAVCFDLLTAEENEFGQLAATIAEATGGRLDGIVHSANCFTALTPLDCQTVAAWVKQYRINTVGAMGLTRAFLPMLMQSEDASIIFVGESHAAKPQAYWGGFGASKAALAYFAGSIADEWSRFEHLRANLLIPGAVNSPQREQTHPGESKSERRDIDEIMPDFIYWLSRESRGRNGETVYL, encoded by the coding sequence ATGACCGGCAGACTCAACGGCAAAACCATCCTCATCACCGGCGCATCACAAGGCATCGGCGCGGCCGCCGCCCGCCACTGCGCCGCCGAAGGCGCAACCGTCATCCTCGTCGCCCGCCGCCAAAAGCGCATGGAAAAAGTGTACGACGAAATCACCGCCGCCGGCTCGCCCGAACCCTACGCCGTCTGCTTCGACCTGCTCACCGCCGAAGAAAACGAATTCGGCCAGCTCGCCGCCACCATCGCCGAAGCCACCGGCGGCCGCCTCGACGGCATCGTCCACAGCGCAAACTGCTTCACCGCCCTCACCCCGCTCGACTGCCAAACCGTTGCCGCCTGGGTGAAACAGTACCGCATCAACACCGTCGGCGCGATGGGGCTGACCCGCGCCTTCCTGCCCATGCTGATGCAGTCGGAAGATGCCTCCATCATCTTCGTCGGCGAAAGCCACGCCGCCAAACCGCAGGCTTATTGGGGGGGCTTCGGCGCATCCAAAGCCGCCCTCGCCTACTTCGCCGGCAGCATCGCCGACGAATGGAGCCGCTTCGAGCACCTGCGCGCCAACCTCCTCATCCCCGGCGCGGTCAACTCCCCCCAGCGCGAACAAACCCACCCGGGCGAGTCCAAAAGTGAACGCCGCGACATCGACGAAATCATGCCCGACTTCATCTACTGGCTCAGCCGTGAAAGCCGGGGGCGCAACGGCGAAACCGTTTACCTGTAA
- a CDS encoding sodium:proton antiporter yields the protein MHVKMRQLLFPALLCAPAAALAATPDGAQLSLFWGIPFVLILLSIATGPLFFAHIWHHHFGKITAMWTLLFLIPFTLVYGFGAGVGTVVHALVEEYIPFILLLLALYTVSGGILVWGNLHGSPKTNTAILAIGTLLASVMGTTGAAMLMIRPLLKANDNRKHRVHSVVFFIFLVANIGGGLTPLGDPPLFLGFLKGVDFGWTVEHMLPPVLISATVLLTLFYFIDRHYYALEDEILPRDPSPDSALKIHGKRNFFLLAAIVGAVLLSGIWKPGVSFDILGSHYELQNLVRDGLLLAITLISLKITPKQVRTGNEFNWDPITEVGKLFLGIFITIAPVLAILKAGEHGAMAGLVALVHDSAGNPVNTMYFWMSGMLSAFLDNAPTYLVFFNLAGGDPHVLMNGHLFHTLLAVSMGSVFMGALSYIGNAPNFMVKAIAEQRKVPMPAFFGYMAWSFGILIPLFILHTLVFFVWQIF from the coding sequence ATGCACGTCAAAATGCGCCAACTGCTCTTTCCCGCCCTCCTCTGCGCCCCCGCCGCCGCCCTTGCCGCCACGCCCGACGGCGCGCAGCTCAGCCTGTTTTGGGGCATACCCTTCGTCCTCATCCTACTCTCCATCGCCACCGGCCCGCTCTTTTTCGCCCACATCTGGCACCACCACTTCGGCAAAATCACCGCCATGTGGACACTGCTGTTCCTCATCCCCTTCACCCTCGTTTACGGCTTCGGCGCGGGCGTCGGCACCGTCGTCCACGCCCTGGTGGAAGAATACATCCCCTTCATCCTGCTGCTGCTGGCCTTATATACCGTCTCCGGCGGCATCCTCGTGTGGGGCAACCTGCACGGCTCGCCGAAAACCAACACCGCCATCCTCGCCATCGGCACGCTCTTGGCCTCGGTCATGGGCACCACCGGCGCGGCCATGCTCATGATCCGCCCGCTGCTCAAAGCCAACGACAACCGCAAACACCGCGTCCACAGCGTCGTCTTCTTCATCTTCCTCGTCGCCAACATCGGCGGCGGCCTCACCCCGCTGGGCGACCCTCCCCTCTTCCTCGGCTTCCTGAAAGGCGTGGACTTCGGCTGGACGGTGGAGCACATGCTGCCGCCCGTCCTCATCAGCGCGACCGTGCTGCTCACCCTGTTCTACTTCATCGACCGCCACTACTACGCCCTCGAAGACGAAATCCTGCCGCGCGACCCCAGCCCCGACAGCGCATTGAAAATCCACGGCAAACGCAACTTCTTCCTCCTGGCCGCCATCGTCGGTGCCGTGCTGCTCTCCGGCATCTGGAAACCCGGCGTCTCCTTCGACATCCTCGGCAGCCACTACGAACTGCAAAACCTCGTGCGCGACGGCCTCCTGCTCGCCATCACCCTGATTTCCCTGAAAATTACCCCCAAACAAGTCCGCACCGGCAACGAGTTCAACTGGGATCCCATCACCGAAGTCGGCAAACTCTTCCTCGGCATCTTCATCACCATCGCCCCCGTCCTCGCCATCCTCAAAGCCGGTGAACACGGCGCGATGGCCGGCCTCGTCGCCCTCGTCCACGACAGCGCGGGCAACCCCGTCAACACCATGTATTTCTGGATGTCCGGCATGTTGTCCGCCTTCCTCGACAACGCCCCCACCTACCTCGTCTTCTTCAACCTCGCCGGCGGCGACCCCCACGTCCTCATGAACGGCCACCTCTTCCACACCCTCCTGGCCGTCTCCATGGGCTCCGTCTTCATGGGCGCGCTCAGCTACATCGGTAACGCCCCCAACTTCATGGTCAAAGCCATCGCCGAACAGCGCAAAGTCCCCATGCCCGCCTTCTTCGGCTACATGGCCTGGTCGTTCGGCATCCTCATCCCCCTCTTCATCCTGCATACCCTCGTCTTCTTCGTGTGGCAGATTTTCTAA
- a CDS encoding ComEA family DNA-binding protein, whose protein sequence is MDLKKSLFGLLAYGVAAWVAAAVNINTATAEELKALPGIGQAKAQAIVDYRKENGAFKSVDDLKKVKGIGDGILGKLKDQATVGGAANAKPVKPAVPTTAAPAAAVKK, encoded by the coding sequence ATGGATTTGAAGAAATCTTTGTTCGGCCTTTTGGCTTACGGTGTGGCGGCCTGGGTGGCGGCTGCGGTGAATATCAATACGGCGACGGCCGAAGAGCTCAAAGCGCTGCCGGGTATCGGCCAGGCGAAGGCGCAGGCGATTGTGGACTACCGTAAGGAGAACGGCGCGTTCAAGTCGGTGGACGATTTGAAGAAGGTCAAGGGTATCGGCGACGGTATCCTGGGCAAGCTGAAAGACCAGGCGACGGTCGGCGGTGCCGCCAATGCCAAACCGGTCAAACCGGCCGTGCCAACTACAGCCGCGCCCGCAGCAGCAGTGAAAAAGTAG
- a CDS encoding lytic transglycosylase domain-containing protein has translation MKALRPALAAALLLAACTAEQTVEPVNSGANRPADTSQFRLPSVRGSESMMQTLDDYARYDSVLQAAKNGDDIQPAQFLNSQNDSAMGEAVRNEWLKSLAKRGNWQTFQNEYARLAPEGRSKEVRCYAETLGDTGLSAELVRDTARLPQGCNTLLETQAAQGRLNPADAWRRVRGLIAANQTTDAARLAAALGSPLDGGSGQGAQENQLRSVIGAAALKNPDAAAARLAALEPALTADQTAFAWGVLGRQQAKNQNYAAALDAYARANPQQLTDEQAEWYARAALRQQNWPLLATVIRNMPQNLQQSPAWLYWLGRSLEAQGNKTQAAGLYRQAAASSRNFYAVLAAEELGGRPDTRNTAAEPAAADLRALERDGAINRALILFHASGGNKAMRRAAQAEWRYATRGFNDDTLLAAARLAYDKRFYEMAVHSADNTTQKHNFNLRYITPYRESVAAHAQANGIDPAWVYGLIRQESRFVTGAQSGVGAQGLMQVMPATAREIARKTGMDSGELHTDDGNIRMGTWYLADARRRLQNSEVLAAAGYNAGPGRARQWQAATPLEAAIYAETIPFDETRDYVKKVMANTAYYTALSGRHTPLKRRMGTIPAK, from the coding sequence GTGAAAGCCCTCCGCCCCGCCCTCGCAGCCGCCCTCCTCCTTGCCGCCTGCACCGCCGAACAAACCGTCGAACCAGTCAACAGCGGCGCAAACCGCCCCGCCGACACCTCCCAATTCCGCCTCCCCAGCGTGCGCGGCAGCGAAAGCATGATGCAGACCCTCGACGACTACGCCCGCTACGACAGCGTTCTGCAAGCCGCCAAAAACGGCGACGACATCCAGCCCGCCCAATTCCTCAACAGCCAAAACGACAGCGCAATGGGCGAAGCCGTGCGCAACGAATGGCTCAAAAGCCTCGCCAAACGCGGCAACTGGCAAACCTTCCAAAACGAATACGCCCGTCTCGCCCCCGAAGGCCGCAGCAAAGAAGTCCGCTGCTACGCCGAAACCCTCGGCGACACCGGCCTCTCCGCCGAACTCGTCCGCGACACCGCCCGCCTGCCCCAAGGCTGCAACACCCTCCTCGAAACCCAGGCCGCCCAAGGCCGCCTCAACCCCGCCGACGCCTGGCGGCGCGTGCGCGGCCTCATCGCCGCCAACCAAACCACCGACGCCGCCCGCCTCGCCGCCGCCCTCGGCAGCCCGCTTGACGGCGGCAGCGGCCAAGGCGCGCAGGAAAACCAACTGCGCAGCGTCATCGGCGCGGCCGCCCTCAAAAACCCCGACGCCGCAGCCGCCCGCCTCGCCGCCCTCGAACCCGCCCTCACCGCCGACCAGACCGCCTTCGCCTGGGGCGTGCTCGGCCGCCAGCAGGCCAAAAACCAAAACTACGCCGCCGCCCTCGACGCCTACGCCCGCGCCAACCCCCAACAACTCACCGACGAACAGGCTGAATGGTACGCCCGCGCCGCCCTGCGCCAGCAAAACTGGCCGCTGCTGGCCACCGTCATCCGAAACATGCCGCAAAACCTGCAACAAAGCCCCGCATGGCTCTACTGGCTCGGCCGCAGCCTCGAAGCCCAAGGCAATAAAACCCAAGCCGCAGGGCTCTACCGCCAGGCTGCCGCCAGCAGCCGCAACTTCTACGCCGTCCTCGCCGCCGAAGAACTCGGCGGCCGTCCCGACACCCGCAACACAGCCGCCGAACCCGCCGCCGCCGACCTGCGCGCCCTCGAACGCGACGGCGCCATCAACCGCGCCCTCATCCTCTTCCACGCCTCCGGCGGCAACAAAGCCATGCGCCGCGCCGCCCAGGCCGAATGGCGTTACGCCACACGCGGCTTCAACGACGACACCCTCCTCGCCGCCGCCCGCCTCGCCTACGACAAACGCTTCTACGAAATGGCCGTCCACTCCGCCGACAACACCACGCAGAAACACAACTTCAACCTGCGCTACATCACCCCCTACCGCGAATCCGTTGCCGCCCACGCCCAAGCCAACGGCATCGACCCCGCCTGGGTATACGGCCTCATCCGACAAGAAAGCCGCTTCGTAACCGGCGCGCAGTCCGGCGTCGGCGCGCAGGGTCTCATGCAGGTCATGCCCGCCACCGCCCGCGAAATCGCCCGCAAAACCGGCATGGACAGCGGCGAACTCCACACCGACGACGGCAACATCCGCATGGGCACCTGGTATCTGGCCGACGCCCGACGCCGCCTGCAAAACAGCGAAGTCCTCGCCGCCGCCGGCTACAACGCCGGCCCCGGCCGCGCCCGCCAATGGCAGGCCGCCACCCCCCTCGAAGCCGCGATTTACGCCGAAACCATCCCCTTCGACGAAACCCGCGACTACGTCAAAAAAGTTATGGCCAACACCGCCTACTACACCGCCCTCTCCGGCCGCCACACCCCCCTCAAACGCCGCATGGGCACCATCCCCGCCAAATAG
- a CDS encoding NAD(P)H-dependent oxidoreductase, whose translation MLADKQTVLDAFHLRHACKKYDPSKKISRADFDFILETARLSPSSFGLEPWRFLVIQNPALRKELRGIASGAAEKLDACSHFVILLSRKQAALQADYRSRMWGAVQGMPAEAVEMCEAFFQNFAEHDFRLNESPRAFDDWAAKQTYIALANMMTAATLIGIDSTPMEGFDMAAANRLLAEKGLMNPDEFQVAVMAAFGYRADEPRGKTRLSAEEMIEWVE comes from the coding sequence ATGCTTGCTGACAAACAAACCGTTCTCGACGCTTTTCATTTGCGCCATGCCTGCAAAAAATACGACCCGTCCAAAAAAATCAGCCGCGCTGATTTTGATTTCATTCTGGAAACCGCGCGGCTTTCACCCAGCTCGTTCGGGCTGGAACCCTGGCGTTTCCTTGTGATTCAAAACCCCGCGCTGCGCAAAGAACTGCGCGGCATCGCGTCGGGCGCGGCGGAAAAACTCGACGCATGCAGCCATTTTGTGATTCTGCTCTCGCGCAAACAGGCGGCTTTGCAGGCGGACTACCGCAGCAGAATGTGGGGCGCGGTGCAGGGAATGCCTGCCGAAGCCGTTGAAATGTGCGAGGCGTTTTTCCAAAATTTTGCCGAACACGATTTCAGGCTCAACGAAAGCCCGCGTGCGTTTGACGATTGGGCGGCAAAACAAACCTACATCGCGCTGGCGAATATGATGACCGCCGCCACGCTCATCGGCATCGATTCCACGCCGATGGAAGGCTTTGATATGGCGGCGGCCAACCGCCTGCTGGCGGAAAAAGGGCTGATGAATCCCGACGAATTTCAAGTTGCGGTCATGGCTGCATTCGGCTACCGCGCCGACGAACCGCGCGGCAAAACCCGCCTGTCTGCGGAAGAAATGATTGAATGGGTTGAGTAA